A genomic window from Vitis riparia cultivar Riparia Gloire de Montpellier isolate 1030 chromosome 18, EGFV_Vit.rip_1.0, whole genome shotgun sequence includes:
- the LOC117907515 gene encoding cytochrome P450 81Q32-like encodes MPTTDPFIANLQTWHAVARLSTMVNRGYYPSRVADAYSKYINFQAISTSMDTSYCYILLFLFIYFLTKHFFQSNKKLPPSPPLSLPIIGHLHLFKKPLHRTFAKISNQYGPILFIRFGSRPVIIVSSPSAAEECFTKNDIVFANRPRLLAGKHLGYNYTTLTWAPYGQHWRNLRRIASLEILSSNRLQMFYDIRIDEVRALLCQLFRTSSEGQFSAVDMKSMFFELTLNNMMRMISGKRYYGDNVTELEETRKFREIVAETFELSGATNIVDFVPFSKWIGLNGIEKKLVILQGKRDGFMQNLIEEHRRMRSPCEGRSKTMLDVLLSLQETEPECYTDDIIRGMMQVMLSAGTDTSAGTMEWAMSLLLNNPEALEKAQAEIDSHLGKSRLIDELDIAELPYLRGIIKETLRMYPAAPLLVPHESSEECTVGGFRVPSGTMLLVNMWAIQNDPMLWAEPSKFKPERFQGPEGQRNGFMFSPFGAGRRGCPGEGLAMRVVGLALGSLIQFFEWERVDEEMVDMSEGTGLTMPKAQSLVAKCRPRPSMVSLLSQL; translated from the exons ATGCCAACTACTGATCCTTTTATTGCAAATTTGCAAACATGGCATGCTGTTGCTAGGCTATCAACCATGGTGAACAGGGGTTACTATCCTTCCAGGGTGGCTGATGCTTACTCCAAGTACATCAACTTTCAGGCCATCAGTACATCCATGGACACCTCTTATTGCTACATTCTGCTCTTCCTCTTCATATACTTTCTTACCAAGCACTTTTTCCAATCCAACAAAAAACTCCCACCAAGTCCTCCTCTCTCCCTACCCATAATAGGTCATCTCCACCTCTTCAAGAAACCCCTTCATCGCACCTTTGCTAAAATTTCTAACCAATATGGTCCAATCCTGTTCATCAGATTTGGCTCTCGCCCTGTCATCATTGTGTCTTCCCCCTCTGCCGCAGAGGAATGCTTCACCAAAAACGACATTGTTTTTGCAAACCGCCCCCGCCTACTCGCTGGAAAACACCTGGGTTACAATTACACCACTCTTACCTGGGCACCATATGGTCAACATTGGCGCAATTTAAGGCGTATAGCTTCCCTGGAGATATTGTCATCCAATAGGCTTCAGATGTTCTATGACATCCGGATTGATGAGGTCCGGGCACTACTTTGCCAGCTCTTCAGAACCTCCAGTGAAGGTCAATTTTCTGCTGTGGATATGAAATCCATGTTTTTTGAGCTGACACTTAACAATATGATGAGAATGATCTCAGGAAAGAGGTACTACGGTGACAATGTTACAGAATTGGAGGAAACAAGAAAGTTTCGGGAGATAGTGGCAGAGACCTTTGAGTTAAGTGGGGCAACCAATATTGTAGATTTTGTACCATTCTCGAAGTGGATTGGATTAAATGGAATCGAAAAGAAGCTGGTGATATTGCAGGGGAAAAGAGATGGATTCATGCAGAATTTGATTGAAGAGCACAGAAGAATGAGAAGTCCTTGTGAAGGGAGGAGCAAGACTATGCTTGATGTCCTATTATCATTGCAAGAAACTGAACCTGAATGCTATACAGATGACATCATTAGAGGCATGATGCAA GTCATGTTATCAGCAGGAACCGACACTTCAGCTGGGACAATGGAGTGGGCAATGTCACTTTTGCTGAACAATCCAGAAGCCCTTGAGAAAGCCCAGGCTGAAATAGACTCCCACTTGGGAAAAAGCAGGCTGATTGATGAATTAGATATAGCAGAGCTTCCCTATCTCCGTGGCATTATTAAGGAGACACTCCGAATGTACCCAGCTGCTCCACTGCTAGTACCCCACGAGTCATCCGAGGAGTGCACTGTGGGGGGTTTCAGAGTCCCAAGTGGCACAATGCTGTTGGTGAACATGTGGGCTATACAAAATGATCCTATGTTATGGGCAGAGCCTTCAAAATTTAAGCCAGAGAGATTCCAAGGTCCAGAGGGACAAAGAAATGGATTCATGTTTTCGCCTTTTGGGGCTGGGAGAAGGGGGTGCCCCGGGGAAGGATTGGCAATGCGGGTGGTTGGGTTGGCCTTAGGCTCACTGATTCAGTTCTTCGAGTGGGAGAGAGTTGATGAGGAGATGGTGGACATGAGCGAAGGAACAGGGCTCACCATGCCCAAAGCTCAGTCCTTGGTGGCTAAGTGTAGACCACGACCATCCATGGTGAGCCTCCTTTCTCAACTTTAA
- the LOC117907517 gene encoding E3 ubiquitin-protein ligase APD2-like isoform X2, with protein MVLGPSSSRLMKASSLFVKQIEVKDDDKKGVLLYGFAEKPELSVETNWSVSNYLIVGSYGRKGFSLWLNKGSSIRVRWEAQPSSLSDLQVFLIKGERKYETLLPNPTNSPAAFPFHESTDGREAEYTILEDNRYYVGIINANRKSVIMTLNVNVTSKMYDITKAKSMCSTIKGSCRLNLLFPNTQFVILTTPNNGDLAGWYVELSFVARVVTYVSILGFVVIIIFLVLKYLGACEGDNEVHVEEITPREVTETHPLMPEKLFRLTYGTGEEDAESGMSSSSSEDLYDGKICTICYDEPRNCFFVPCGHCATCYDCAKRIIEGENKVCPICRRFIHKVRKLFTP; from the exons ATGGTGCTTGGACCAAGCTCCTCCCGCTTGATGAAGGCAAGTTCCCTTTTTGTAAAGCAGATTGAAGTGAAGGACGATGATAAAAAGGGGGTTCTTCTTTACGGGTTTGCGGAGAAGCCAGAATTGAGTGTCGAAACAAATTGGAGCGTCTCCAATTATCTCATCGTTGGATCCTATGGCCGAAAG GGATTCTCCTTGTGGTTGAATAAAGGTTCGAGTATCCGTGTCAGATGGGAAGCTCAGCCTAGTAGTTTGAGTGATCTGCAAGTGTTTCTAATTAAAG GGGAACGAAAATACGAAACTTTGCTGCCGAATCCAACAAATTCCCCTGCTGCCTTTCCCTTCCATGAATCAACAGATG GGAGAGAAGCCGAATACACAATCCTGGAAGACAATAGATACTATGTAGGCATCATAAACGCCAATCGTAAAAGCGTCATAATGACATTGAATGTTAATGTTACATCCAAGATGTACGATATCACTAAGGCAAAGAGCATGTGTTCAACAATAAAGGGATCCTGTCGTCTCAATCTTCTCTTCCCCAATACTCAATTTGTCATACTAACCACACCCAACAAT GGAGATCTTGCTGGATGGTACGTTGAGCTTTCTTTTGTGGCTCGTGTGGTAACCTACGTTTCGATTTTAG GATTTGTcgtaattattatatttctgGTGCTGAAATACCTTGGAGCCTGCGAGGGAGACAACGAAGTACATGTAGAGGAGATAACGCCTCGGGAAGTAACTGAAACTCACCCCTTAATGCCAGAGAAGCTATTTCGGCTCACCTATGGAACAGGTGAAGAAGATGCAGAATCAGGAATGTCTAGCAGCTCCTCAGAGGATTTGTATGATGGGAAGATTTGCACTATTTGCTACGATGAGCCACGGAACTGCTTCTTTGTTCCCTGTGGTCATTGTGCCACCTGCTATGACTGTGCTAAAAG GATTATAGAAGGGGAGAACAAGGTTTGTCCAATATGTCGAAGGTTCATTCACAAAGTAAGAAAATTGTTCACTCCTTAG
- the LOC117907517 gene encoding E3 ubiquitin-protein ligase APD2-like isoform X1, translating into MYRPVLAPPSRHQGWQESTARLLAPLTLWLCVTVSIRYGYYGNCRMVLGPSSSRLMKASSLFVKQIEVKDDDKKGVLLYGFAEKPELSVETNWSVSNYLIVGSYGRKGFSLWLNKGSSIRVRWEAQPSSLSDLQVFLIKGERKYETLLPNPTNSPAAFPFHESTDGREAEYTILEDNRYYVGIINANRKSVIMTLNVNVTSKMYDITKAKSMCSTIKGSCRLNLLFPNTQFVILTTPNNGDLAGWYVELSFVARVVTYVSILGFVVIIIFLVLKYLGACEGDNEVHVEEITPREVTETHPLMPEKLFRLTYGTGEEDAESGMSSSSSEDLYDGKICTICYDEPRNCFFVPCGHCATCYDCAKRIIEGENKVCPICRRFIHKVRKLFTP; encoded by the exons ATGTACAGACCAGTGTTGGCACCTCCCAGTCGTCATCAGGGGTGGCAAGAGTCCACCGCTCGCTTGCTTGCTCCTTTAACTCTATGGCTATGTG TCACGGTGAGCATTCGATATGGGTATTACGGGAACTGCCGAATGGTGCTTGGACCAAGCTCCTCCCGCTTGATGAAGGCAAGTTCCCTTTTTGTAAAGCAGATTGAAGTGAAGGACGATGATAAAAAGGGGGTTCTTCTTTACGGGTTTGCGGAGAAGCCAGAATTGAGTGTCGAAACAAATTGGAGCGTCTCCAATTATCTCATCGTTGGATCCTATGGCCGAAAG GGATTCTCCTTGTGGTTGAATAAAGGTTCGAGTATCCGTGTCAGATGGGAAGCTCAGCCTAGTAGTTTGAGTGATCTGCAAGTGTTTCTAATTAAAG GGGAACGAAAATACGAAACTTTGCTGCCGAATCCAACAAATTCCCCTGCTGCCTTTCCCTTCCATGAATCAACAGATG GGAGAGAAGCCGAATACACAATCCTGGAAGACAATAGATACTATGTAGGCATCATAAACGCCAATCGTAAAAGCGTCATAATGACATTGAATGTTAATGTTACATCCAAGATGTACGATATCACTAAGGCAAAGAGCATGTGTTCAACAATAAAGGGATCCTGTCGTCTCAATCTTCTCTTCCCCAATACTCAATTTGTCATACTAACCACACCCAACAAT GGAGATCTTGCTGGATGGTACGTTGAGCTTTCTTTTGTGGCTCGTGTGGTAACCTACGTTTCGATTTTAG GATTTGTcgtaattattatatttctgGTGCTGAAATACCTTGGAGCCTGCGAGGGAGACAACGAAGTACATGTAGAGGAGATAACGCCTCGGGAAGTAACTGAAACTCACCCCTTAATGCCAGAGAAGCTATTTCGGCTCACCTATGGAACAGGTGAAGAAGATGCAGAATCAGGAATGTCTAGCAGCTCCTCAGAGGATTTGTATGATGGGAAGATTTGCACTATTTGCTACGATGAGCCACGGAACTGCTTCTTTGTTCCCTGTGGTCATTGTGCCACCTGCTATGACTGTGCTAAAAG GATTATAGAAGGGGAGAACAAGGTTTGTCCAATATGTCGAAGGTTCATTCACAAAGTAAGAAAATTGTTCACTCCTTAG
- the LOC117907276 gene encoding agamous-like MADS-box protein AGL104 isoform X1, with protein MGRVKLQIKKIENTTNRQVTFSKRRNGLIKKAYELSVLCDVDVALIMFSPSGRVSLFSGNKRSAGDMDSPIEEIMTRYVNLPEHERGRLHNQEFLQRALGKLKSEANRTYQAAASPMSTDSQLEEIQQEILKYKSQLDDMQKRLRIFEGDPSEITTVREVEYREQILEETLKQVRFQKQALEEKYNTTEPQPTAQVHLPPETANVNGFISGNPNNMLDWLPPRDPQVQILNFLDSNGLLPMREQPQRMVEILPPSSTLLPGQNIHLEDHMSPSSGMEEDNNVQRPQFGPAIDVNLSPWAEFYPTAGNGSYPAAQPRGPALLELFLSQFTP; from the exons ATGGGGAGGGTGAAGcttcaaatcaagaaaattgaGAACACAACGAATAGGCAGGTCACCTTCTCAAAAAGGAGAAATGGGCTTATCAAGAAAGCTTATGAACTTTCTGTTCTCTGTGATGTTGATGTGGCTCTCATCATGTTTTCCCCATCTGGAAGAGTCAGCCTCTTCTCTGGAAATAAGAGGTCTGCTGGAGATATGGATTCACC CATCGAAGAGATCATGACTCGGTATGTAAATCTTCCTGAACATGAACGAGGCCG GCTGCATAATCAAGAG TTCCTACAAAGGGCTCTTGGTAAGTTGAAAAGTGAAGCTAATCGAACCTATCAAGCTGCAGCCAG CCCGATGAGTACAGATTCCCAACTCGAG GAGATTCAACAAGAGATCCTCAAATATAAGTCCCAGTTGGATGATATGCAGAAACGACTAAG GATATTTGAAGGTGATCCTTCTGAGATCACCACAGTGAGAGAGGTTGAGTACCGGGAGCAGATCCTTGAGGAAACCTTGAAACAGGTTCGGTTTCAGAAG CAAGCTTTGGAGGAAAAGTATAATACTACAGAGCCGCAGCCAACTGCCCAA GTGCATCTGCCTCCGGAGACTGCAAATGTAAATGGTTTTATCTCAGGAAATCCAAACAATATGTTGGATTGGCTCCCACCAAGAGACCCACAAGTGCAGATCCTGAATTTTTTGGATTCCAACGGTCTCCTCCCAATGAG AGAGCAACCACAGCGCATGGTTGAAATCTTACCGCCATCTTCAACCCTCCTTCCAGGACAAAACATTCATCTTGAGGATCACATGAGCCCGAGCAGCGGGATGGAGGAAGATAATAATGTGCAGCGTCCTCAGTTTGGCCCAGCTATCGATGTCAACCTTTCTCCATGGGCTGAATTTTATCCGACAGCAG GGAATGGCTCCTATCCTGCAGCACAGCCCCGGGGACCGGCACTACTTGAACTGTTTCTGTCTCAGTTCACACCATGA
- the LOC117907276 gene encoding agamous-like MADS-box protein AGL104 isoform X2: MGRVKLQIKKIENTTNRQVTFSKRRNGLIKKAYELSVLCDVDVALIMFSPSGRVSLFSGNKSIEEIMTRYVNLPEHERGRLHNQEFLQRALGKLKSEANRTYQAAASPMSTDSQLEEIQQEILKYKSQLDDMQKRLRIFEGDPSEITTVREVEYREQILEETLKQVRFQKQALEEKYNTTEPQPTAQVHLPPETANVNGFISGNPNNMLDWLPPRDPQVQILNFLDSNGLLPMREQPQRMVEILPPSSTLLPGQNIHLEDHMSPSSGMEEDNNVQRPQFGPAIDVNLSPWAEFYPTAGNGSYPAAQPRGPALLELFLSQFTP; this comes from the exons ATGGGGAGGGTGAAGcttcaaatcaagaaaattgaGAACACAACGAATAGGCAGGTCACCTTCTCAAAAAGGAGAAATGGGCTTATCAAGAAAGCTTATGAACTTTCTGTTCTCTGTGATGTTGATGTGGCTCTCATCATGTTTTCCCCATCTGGAAGAGTCAGCCTCTTCTCTGGAAATAAGAG CATCGAAGAGATCATGACTCGGTATGTAAATCTTCCTGAACATGAACGAGGCCG GCTGCATAATCAAGAG TTCCTACAAAGGGCTCTTGGTAAGTTGAAAAGTGAAGCTAATCGAACCTATCAAGCTGCAGCCAG CCCGATGAGTACAGATTCCCAACTCGAG GAGATTCAACAAGAGATCCTCAAATATAAGTCCCAGTTGGATGATATGCAGAAACGACTAAG GATATTTGAAGGTGATCCTTCTGAGATCACCACAGTGAGAGAGGTTGAGTACCGGGAGCAGATCCTTGAGGAAACCTTGAAACAGGTTCGGTTTCAGAAG CAAGCTTTGGAGGAAAAGTATAATACTACAGAGCCGCAGCCAACTGCCCAA GTGCATCTGCCTCCGGAGACTGCAAATGTAAATGGTTTTATCTCAGGAAATCCAAACAATATGTTGGATTGGCTCCCACCAAGAGACCCACAAGTGCAGATCCTGAATTTTTTGGATTCCAACGGTCTCCTCCCAATGAG AGAGCAACCACAGCGCATGGTTGAAATCTTACCGCCATCTTCAACCCTCCTTCCAGGACAAAACATTCATCTTGAGGATCACATGAGCCCGAGCAGCGGGATGGAGGAAGATAATAATGTGCAGCGTCCTCAGTTTGGCCCAGCTATCGATGTCAACCTTTCTCCATGGGCTGAATTTTATCCGACAGCAG GGAATGGCTCCTATCCTGCAGCACAGCCCCGGGGACCGGCACTACTTGAACTGTTTCTGTCTCAGTTCACACCATGA
- the LOC117906423 gene encoding LOW QUALITY PROTEIN: probable LRR receptor-like serine/threonine-protein kinase At3g47570 (The sequence of the model RefSeq protein was modified relative to this genomic sequence to represent the inferred CDS: inserted 1 base in 1 codon), which translates to MKPAYMGFILILHYAVFAVLLSSLSSFRIVCSASLSLNTDKEALLSFKYHLSSESSETLSSWNVNNSSPCNWTGVLCNESRDRVTGLDLSGFGLTGTISPHIGNLSFLSSLELQDNQLTGTIPDQVGDLSRLSVLNMSSNHIRGAIPLNITMCLELEILDLKENEISGTIPAELGRLRNLEILKLGSNQLVGDIPPSISNLSSLDTLSLGTNNLGGRIPDDLGRLQNLKELDLTINQLEGTVPSSIYNITSLVNLAVASNNLWGEIPSDVGDRLPNLLIFNFCINKFTGGIPGSLHNLTNINVIRMAHNLLEGSVPSGLGNLPQLRMYNIGYNRIKSSGDQGLDFITSLTNSTHLNFLAIDGNFLEGVIPESIGNLSTSLTSLHMGQNKIYGSIPPSISHLSSLALLNLSHNLISGEIPPEIGELGEMQELYLASNNISGRIPSSLGNLRQLSQLDLSSNRLVRGIPTNFSNFQRLLSMDLSNNRLNESIPKEILGLPGLSTLLNLSKNSLTGPLPQEVEALESVVTIDLSHNHLSGSIPESISKCKSLEELFMANNKFSGSIPDTLGEVRGLEILDLSTNQLTGSIPSSLQELQALQLLNLSFNNLEGVVPSEGVFKNLSRVHIEGNSKLCLNLACTKGHGRRFAVFHIILIIASAIAICLAIGVLAYLKKSKAKKLPITSESFKVLHQVVSYDDLRMATGNFNQQNLIGKGSFGSVYKGYLTEGTAVAIKVLDIQRNGSWKSFFAECQALRNVRHRNLVKLITSCSSLDFKNVEFLALVYDFMHNGSLEDWIKGTRRHASGCALNLVERLKIAIDVACAMDYLHHDSETPIAHCDLKPSNVLLDKDMTAKVGDFGLARLLMDRAADQQSIASTHGLXGSIGYIPPEYGLGGKPTTSGDVYSYGVMLLEMFTGKSPTHESFLGGLTLAQWVQSAFPTNVRQVVDPELLLPTGDLQHEGHPISEEVQHECLIAVIGVALSCTVDTSDRRISSRDALSQLKTAAKALLKPTLDDMEEGAAPHCVVDV; encoded by the exons ATGAAACCAGCATACATGGGTTTCATTTTAATTCTTCACTATGCTGTTTTTGCCGTTCTTCTGTCCTCCCTAAGCTCATTTCGTATTGTGTGTTCAGCTTCCTTGAGCCTTAACACCGACAAGGAGGCATTgctttcatttaaatatcatttgaGCAGCGAATCCTCGGAGACTCTTTCTTCATGGAATGTTAACAACTCCAGCCCATGTAACTGGACTGGTGTTTTATGCAATGAGTCCAGGGATAGGGTCACTGGCCTTGATCTCTCAGGCTTTGGGCTAACAGGCACCATAAGCCCGCATATTGGGAATCTCTCCTTCCTTAGCTCTCTTGAGCTACAGGATAACCAATTGACAGGAACCATTCCTGATCAGGTTGGTGACCTTTCCCGCTTGAGCGTCTTGAACATGAGCTCTAACCACATCAGAGGTGCGATACCACTCAACATAACTATGTGTTTAGAGCTCGAGATCCTTGacttgaaggaaaatgaaatctCGGGTACAATTCCTGCAGAGCTCGGCCGTCTCAGAAATTTGGAAATCCTCAAACTGGGTAGCAATCAGCTTGTTGGTGATATTCCGCCTTCTATCAGCAACCTTTCCTCACTGGACACGCTAAGTTTGGGCACCAACAATTTGGGTGGCAGGATTCCTGATGATTTGGGTCGCCTTCAGAATTTGAAAGAACTCGATCTAACCATTAATCAGCTGGAGGGCACTGTCCCCTCATCCATATACAACATCACTTCGCTGGTTAATTTGGCTGTGGCGTCCAACAACCTCTGGGGCGAAATTCCTAGTGATGTTGGAGATAGGCTTCCAAACCTTCTCATCTTCAATTTCTGCATCAATAAATTCACTGGTGGAATTCCTGGATCTTTGCACAATCTCACCAACATTAATGTCATTCGGATGGCACACAACCTTTTGGAAGGATCAGTGCCATCAGGTCTGGGGAATCTTCCGCAGCTGCGTATGTACAATATTGGGTACAATCGGATTAAAAGCTCAGGTGATCAGGGTCTCGATTTCATTACTTCTTTGACAAACAGTACCCATCTTAACTTCCTTGCCATTGATGGCAATTTTCTGGAGGGTGTGATTCCAGAATCTATTGGTAATCTTTCTACTTCTCTCACAAGTTTACATATGGGTCAGAACAAGATCTACGGTAGTATACCACCCTCAATCAGTCATCTTAGCAGCTTGGCTTTGCTTAATTTGAGCCATAATCTTATTTCTGGTGAAATCCCACCAGAAATTGGTGAACTTGGGGAGATGCAGGAATTGTATTTGGCTTCCAATAATATCTCCGGCAGAATTCCAAGCTCCCTTGGCAATCTCCGACAATTGAGTCAGCTTGATTTATCTAGCAATAGATTGGTGAGAGGAATACCCACAAATTTTTCTAACTTCCAGAGATTGCTCTCAATGGATCTATCCAATAACAGGCTCAATGAAAGCATACCCAAGGAGATTCTCGGCCTTCCCGGTTTGAGCACTCTGCTGAATCTATCCAAGAACTCTCTGACTGGACCTTTGCCTCAAGAAGTTGAAGCACTCGAAAGTGTTGTCACAATTGACCTCTCTCACAACCATTTATCTGGAAGCATTCCCGAATCCATTAGCAAATGTAAGAGCTTAGAGGAATTGTTCATGGCAAACAACAAATTCTCAGGTTCTATTCCAGATACTCTGGGGGAAGTGAGGGGCTTGGAAATACTTGACCTCTCTACAAACCAACTCACTGGCTCAATACCCAGCAGTCTCCAAGAACTTCAGGCCCTTCAATTACTAAACCTCTCTTTCAACAACCTGGAAGGAGTTGTTCCCAGCGAGGGAGTCTTTAAAAATCTCTCCCGTGTTCATATTGAAGGAAACTCAAAGCTTTGCTTGAATTTGGCCTGTACAAAAGGCCATGGAAGAAGATTTGCTGTCTTTCATATTATACTTATAATCGCTTCAGCGATAGCAATATGCTTGGCAATCGGTGTGTTAGCCTATCTAAAGAAAAGCAAAGCAAAGAAATTGCCGATCACGTCGGAGTCATTTAAAGTGCTGCACCAAGTGGTCTCTTATGATGATCTACGCATGGCAACTGGGAATTTCAACCAGCAAAATCTGATCGGGAAAGGGAGCTTCGGGTCAGTTTACAAAGGGTATCTTACAGAAGGTACTGCAGTCGCAATCAAGGTGCTTGACATCCAAAGAAATGGATCATGGAAGAGTTTCTTCGCCGAGTGTCAGGCTTTGAGGAACGTAAGGCACCGGAATCTTGTGAAGCTGATCACCTCATGCTCCAGTTTGGACTTTAAGAATGTAGAATTTCTGGCTCTGGTTTATGATTTCATGCACAATGGGAGCTTGGAAGACTGGATCAAGGGAACGAGAAGGCACGCAAGTGGATGTGCGCTGAATCTCGTAGAGAGATTGAAGATAGCCATTGACGTTGCTTGCGCCATGGATTACCTGCACCATGACTCTGAAACTCCCATCGCCCACTGTGATCTGAAGCCAAGCAACGTGCTGTTGGACAAAGACATGACCGCCAAGGTAGGGGACTTCGGGTTGGCCAGGTTACTGATGGACAGAGCGGCCGATCAACAGTCAATAGCCTCCACTCACGGTC AGGGTTCCATAGGATACATACCTCCAG AGTACGGACTGGGAGGGAAACCAACAACATCCGGAGATGTGTACAGCTATGGAGTTATGTTGTTAGAGATGTTTACAGGGAAAAGCCCAACCCATGAGAGCTTCCTTGGGGGACTGACCTTAGCCCAGTGGGTTCAATCAGCTTTCCCAACAAACGTAAGGCAAGTGGTGGACCCTGAGCTGCTGCTTCCCACCGGAGATCTTCAACATGAAGGACACCCAATAAGCGAGGAAGTGCAGCACGAATGTCTGATTGCTGTCATTGGGGTTGCGCTATCTTGCACCGTGGACACTTCAGATAGACGCATCAGCTCCAGAGATGCTCTCTCCCAACTCAAAACTGCTGCCAAGGCCCTTCTCAAACCGACCCTCGATGATATGGAGGAAGGAGCTGCACCCCATTGTGTTGTTGATGTTTAG
- the LOC117907716 gene encoding methylecgonone reductase-like, translated as MPLIGMGTATSPFPQPHRLTSILVDAIEVGYRHFDTAAHYASEEPLGRAMAEAVARGLIKGRSEVFITSKLRCKDNRPDLVLPAINKTLHKLGMEYVDLYLVHWPVRLRNEAPDKGFRGGGCCSIGHEKGHGRP; from the exons ATGCCTTTGATAGGCATGGGAACAGCAACTTCTCCCTTCCCACAACCTCACCGGCTCACCTCCATCCTTGTGGATGCCATTGAGGTGGGCTACCGCCATTTTGACACTGCTGCTCACTATGCTTCCGAAGAGCCTCTAGGCCGAGCTATGGCAGAGGCTGTGGCCAGAGGCCTCATTAAGGGTCGAAGTGAAGTGTTCATCACTTCAAAGCTACGGTGCAAGGACAACCGCCCTGATCTCGTTCTTCCAGCCATCAACAAAACACTCCA TAAGCTGGGAATGGAGTATGTGGATCTTTATCTGGTGCATTGGCCTGTGAGGCTGAGGAACGAAGCTCCAGACAAAGGATTTCGCGGGGGAGGATGTTGTTCCATTGGACATGAAAAGGGACATGGGAGGCCATGA